The genome window tattaatttttattttatttttagaggacTGGAATCAAATATCACTGTTAACAGTTACTGTACAGCATATctaaaaactttttcttttattatgaataaattttgtttctggCAGTTTAGTATTGTACATTTGGTACAGAATACTTCAAGCTCACAAGATTTTCTTACTCATATTTGGATGAAAATAGTGCAGCTCTAATTTTTAGATTTTCATGCCTATTTTACATcttctcttctgcagctttAGGGATGACAACCCTAAAGAAAAAAGATCCCAAACCAGCAATCTCCACGTTCAGACTCTTAGGCCAAAGTCGTAACTGAATGCCTTACATTTGTCTCATGAATAGAAATGGCCCAATTTCCAGCAATGCCGAATGTCCACAGTGATCCAAATGGAATCTGAAAAGCCCTTCTAACTCCTGAAATTCATGCTcccttttttattactttttaaacatAACTATGGATTTACAAGCCTAATTATCAGAAATCCAGATTTGAGAATTTGGCCTGGAAAAAATCTCGcacctaatttttttattcattgATCTCTTCTTCGTCATCTTCAAACGCTTCCTCTCCATCATTTGCTGTTGCTTCTTGGTATTGCTGATACTCTGAAACCAGGTCATTCATGTTGCTTTCTGCTTCTGTAAATTCCATTTCATCCATCCCCTCTCCCGTGAACCAGTGGAGGAAGGCCTTTCTCCTGAACATGGCAGAAAACTGCTCCGAGATCCTTTTGAAGAGCTCCTGGATAGCAGTGCTGTTGCCAATGAAGGTGGAGGCCATCTTGAGGCCACGGGGAGGGATGTCACACACGGCCACCTTGACATTGTTGGGGATCCACTCCACGAAGTAGCTGCTGTTCTTGTTCTGGATGGCCAGCATCTGCTCGTCCACCTCCTTCATGGACATGGGGCCGCGGAAGACGGTGGCCACCGTCAGGTACCGGCCGTGCCTCGGGTCACAGGCTGCCATCATGTTTTTGGCATCGAACATCTGCTGGGTCAGCTCTGGCACAGTGAGTGCTCGGTACTGCTGGCTGCCCCGTGCCGTCAAAGGAGCAAAGCCCGGCATGAAAAAGTGAAGGCGCGGGAAAGGGACCATGTTCACTGCCAGCTTCCGGAGGTCGGCATTGAGCTGGCCCGGAAAACGCAGGGATGTGGTCACCCCGCTCATGGTGGCAGAGACCAAGTGGTTTAAATCTCCGTAGGTGGGGGTGGTGAGCTTCAGGGTGCGGAAGCAAATGTCATACAGAGCTTCGTTGTCGATGCAGTAGGTTTCATCTGTGTTCTCCACCAGCTGGTGGACCGAAAGCGTGGCGTTGTACGGCTCCACCACGGTGTCAGAAACCTTAGGAGAAGGCATGACACTGAAGGTATTCATTATCCTGTCCGGAAACTCCTCTCGGATCTTGCTGATGAGCAGGGTTCCCATGCCAGACCCTGTCCCTCCTCCCAGGGAGTGAGTGAGCTGAAATCCTTGCAAGCAGTCGCAGTGTTCACTCTCTTTTCTCACTACGTCAAGCACAGAGTCAACCAGCTCTGCCCCTTCTGTATAGTGTCCTTTAGCCCAGTTGTTTCCTGCACCAGTTTGTCCTGAAGTGAGATacaacagggaaagaaaatacacaaaattattGGCAAGGTTTGATATTTGCACTCCATATTGACTCACATCTGTAACAAAAGCTGCTATACATCTGTCAGGTAGATAACTGTGCTCTTCAGTTTTCCCTACAAATATCTCTGTAAGTATCAACATAAACTTTTTATATAGTCTCTGGCAGTTTTCATTAATGCCTTTGAGTGTATgggggggttggtttttttgggttttttttggttggttggttggttggttggttttttgggtttttttttgttgttgtgtttttttcGGTTTTGGCATTTTACCTTCCATAAGCGCAAAAAGATGGCCTTAACTCCTTCTTTTGGAAACTTTCACACTCCCAGTCCTGATGATTCTGTAAACACAAGATGACTGTTTGGTATTTCAATGCTTTCTGTCTGTAAGGGCCATGATGCATGCAAAGCTAAATCACAGATGCATGTATCTCAATGAAAGTGAGAGGTTCTTGGACTGTTCTTGTGAGTCAAAGAGAAAACATTGCCATTCAAGAATAAATCTGGGCTTCAAAATCCTATTTAACTTGTTATATCaggaaaaatagctttttaaatTCGTGGTTACCTAGCCTGAATGAAAATAGTGATCAACAGAAGCTTCAGGAACATTATTTCCAAAACTTAGAAGTTAAGTGCCTTTTAGGTTTTACTGATTTCCGTACAAACTCACTATCCTTCAGGATATGCAAAATGACTTGGAAAATTAGATTactgaaatttcagaaaagtGATGAGTCCATTCTTTTCTTCCCAAGACTTCCCTTCTTGTTTTATGTGCCACTCAGTTTATTAAAGTGTGGATCATTTGCCATTGTCACTGTTTTGTTATTGGTTAGATAACGAGGAGGATTAAATTGGGCAATCAATTTTTTACTATTCCTGTTCCTCAGTGTCTACTACACACATACATTGTGCCACTGAACTCACTTACTGAGTGAGTACTGGGTACTCCTGGGAGTGGTATTCAGACTGAGCAATGCTTTCAGAATTAATTATAGAGCTGGCAAATTCTGTGCTGTTCCCCAAgaccttcccctcccttcctaTTACCATTTCTCATTTCAATTCCCACAGCACCATGTTGGTGCCAAAGATAGGAACCAGGGAAACTGCTGGCTGGGACACTTCTGAAATCCTCTGTACTTTTTTGCACTGCATAAATGCTTGGTTTCCTCATGGTGTATTTGGTTATCTAATGCATTGTTCTGTATGTTgctatatttttctctctttaagcCCAGGGAGCTCAGCACTTCCTGTCCAGCTGGGCAAAGCACAAAGTAATATCCTTCCAGAATTAAATATGTTTGTAACACCTGCAGCCTGCTTCAGCAGATCCCCTACTATGGACAGGAAAGCACATCAGGATGCACACAAACAAGCAGACAACATCTCCAAAAAGCAGAAGGCATTTATCTCCTATTGGACATAAATTCTGATTTTAGGACAACTATCAGCTACTCCTGTGGCAACACTACACTCCATCCACTAGTCAGCCATGTGCCTGGCGTCTCCAGAATTTTCACTGGCGATTTCCTGCTTCTACACCCAGTTATCTAATACTTCCAGAACCACTGGCTCTACAGCACTGTAAGGCTACCGCAACACAGAGCATGTAAACATGCCCTGGAAGCTCCAGCCCCATGACAATACAGTCTGGAGGCGCCATGGCCCTGACAAGGCTGCCACAAATCTGGAAATCCTGATCACAATTCTGTGAAACTCTACTGGATGATGCCCTCCAATTTTCAGGTGCCTACCTACCTGACCTCTGAAAATCTAACACAAACACATAGAAATTATCAAATTTCACTGGGGCTAAACTCTCTGGGTGGAAAATGAGCCTGTGTCCAAAAACTCAGGACCTGGCAATTTTTTTGCCCATCCTTCAAGCCGAGCTCCAGCATCCTCCATCTGTCATCTGCCAGGATCTAAAGAAGCCTGTATGAAGCAATCCCACAACTTATCTGCATTCCTGGAACCTCCAGTTCCCTCTATGAATATTTCTTTCTCCAACACACTGTAGGGTTATCACACATGTTCAGGTTGAGCTGCACATGCAGAGAAGTCATTTGTCTAACagtcaatttattttttagtcCCTAAAATGGCACTTGTTTCCTACAATCTTCCTTCACTCCTCTACTCTCTTCACTGCTCAAAATATAAGACAAACCTGGTAAAAGAGCTCAGTAGCTTGCACATTAAAACTTAGGAGCTTGATGTgaacagccctgctgcagaacTTGCCTTTAACTGCTGGACAGATATTTTTTGGTTGCCCCCATCAGTTCATACAAATTAAATTGAAGTGGTATCTCTGTAGCAAATCTACCAAGGGTGTACacaagaaaagaacaacaaatgcaaaaatgtaCAAATGAATACTGGTTAACAGGAGGAGACACATCAGagaccacagcagctcctggtggcaATTGTGTGCAGTCAGAAGGCCAGGAGGCCTACTGCTCTCTTACAGCAAGATTGTTCCACCTGCAGTTCTTCACCTTTTAAATCACTACCTTGTTAACACAGGCCTTAAAGTAGAAGGATTATTTTGCGGCCATCTCAAATTTCTTGCTGGTTTGATAGAAAATTCCTGTATCTGGAGTGTGTGACCATGTACATATGGTCAATACACCTGCATGAAATCCTGATTGATGATCCATGGCTACTTGCTGTGGAGATGTGGGCACATGCAGGTTCATACAAGCAGAGGTGGAAAACACCCCCATCAGAATGAGCCCTTACAGCCTGGGCTACAGCAAGTATGGgactgccagctcctgccacaaAATCCTTTGTGGGCCCAGGTCAGATTTTTAAAcgagaaaacaaaatgctttgttGGCTTTTAACACAGAAGTTCATTACTTCAGCACTCAGCCATTCTACATTATTCAGCAGGTTGGGAGGACAGTGCCTGATGCTGGCAGGGGCCTCTGACAGATACGAGTCGATCACATGCTATGGGTTCATTGTTATCTTGGCAGGAAGGGAGTACAGCAAACTGGGCTATTGTTGAAGACATTCTGAATTGATTTTGCTCTGGTTTTACTGGTGTTGTGCCAAACTGTAAAGCTCCAGTTCAGGTATTTCCATAGGTCAGGTGAATTCACTTTCAGAATGCTTGTGTGGTTCGTGCAGGTGAAagggaatgaaaggaaaaatctgaaCACGGGAACAGACTTCATAAAGCTGCCTGTGTCTATGGCTTTTCTCCCTAAGTTTACACCTTAAGCTACGTGTTGTAATTTGCAGCTCctttggaagagacctttaacATCACTGCCATGGAGTTTACAGGAGAACAACATGGATGGcataaaagttttaaattccTCTTAAAGGAACTCTGTATGGTTTTTTCACTCCCCTCTCCAACCAAACAAGCCAGATTTGTTTTATACTGTTCAAACTATGTTTATCTttcctctgcctgtccctggcactgttCCTTCCTTATGTTAACACAACGTACCAAACTGAGTTCCAACCTAAGCTTGCCCTGTCAGGAGGAAATTGTGTTTGTGGCTAGTGCAGACTTGGAAACCAAAAGACATGAAAGTTCTCAGGGTAGCTTTCATTCAGACTTCCCGTTACAGCAAGTGGCTCACTTAACTTCCACATGCTGTTCCTCCTTTAGTGCAAAGGGACTGACAATGCTCCATAAGGATGCTCTGTGCATTTTTAAGCTTAGATGCAAAGTACTACGAAGTCCAAAGTAAAGcagtaaaagtaaaaacaacCCTCTGCAAGAACACTGCAAAACCAGAACGTCCCCACTTATTTTCAGACTGTTCCTCATTACGCTAGAAACTAACCCAGTAACTGTGGCTACATCTGTGTTTTCTATATTACAGATTATCTTCCTCCACTGTTACTACACTGCAAGGATATACTGAAAAAGTTTAATTACACAGCCTAAAACCAATTCTGTACTCGAGCATTTAATGTGAATTTAAGTGAAGGGTAGTCTGGCTGGTTTGTGGTTGAGGTTTTTCCCTCCCCcctccattttctgcagaatttctgtgcattttgttGTGAAGAACTGGCCTCAGGATTTCTCTGGAGTTCATATATGTGGAAAACAAATGTACTTTCTCTGAATACCATCGGAAACTTCCAGCAGTTTGCTAAGTGAAGGAATGATCAACAAAAGAATGACTTTTTCACTTAACAGGATGTTTTGACTGGCTTACATAATAATTGCAATTTCATTGTTAGCTATTAGGATTTCTCAGTAGGATCCCTTTGGAACAGGGAGATTGAATCTTTTTGACCATTCACTTGGTAATCAAACAGTTGTTGTAGAAGTCTGTTTTTTACAGAGAAACATCCACATACCAAAGATGAAATTATCGGGCCGGAAGAGCTGACCAAAAAGACCAGAGCGCACACTATCCATGGTTCCCGGCTCCAAGTCCAGCAAGACTGCTCTTGGTACAAATTTGTGGGCTACAACACAAAGTAAGCATGCCCTTAATGTTCAGAAATAAGCTAGCACAGTTATAGCTTTTAATACACAAATCTATTACATCTCATATTGTTAGTCTACATAGTTCATACATATGTAAGTACTTCCTATACAGAAAGTCACGGAGGTGAAAAACTCACCTCCACAGGAATAAATCAAATCAGCTTGGAAAACAGGCCTGACATAATTTGGACTCTACAGATTTTACATTTTGCAAGCTCTTTATTAGCAAGAGATATTAGGGAGTTTCTGATTAGAAAGAAATGGTTTACTTGTTCTTTTTAAGAAAGTAggtaatattttctgtaaaatcagGCTGAGTGAAGTGCTTATGTTCAAGTTATCCACAAGCTTTTGTGTTTGAAGGATTCTCCTCCACTGAAAGAGCTACTTGGTGTACATAGCAAACAGTAGTAGTCAGCACATCTACcacaaagcacaaaacaaacaatCTGTGTCAGGTTGAATTTGTTCAAGGAAACTCAGGTAAATAATATGAATTAACCCCAGCTGGACAAAAGATGAAACATTCACACTGGCAAGTTCGTGTACACAGACCAAAGGACTCCAGGTCCCCATTTTACACTGTGAACACCCTTCAATAGCAGAGGACTCTGAGGACTTGGATGCCTTTTGCCATCTCATTAATGAAACAGTTCTCTATTACCTGTGGCCCAACCCTCTCATTCATGAAAATTAAAGAGAGAGTACTACTGGTGTGGGCTTATGTAACCAACAGTTTAATTTGGAGTAATTGAAGAAATGCATTTGGTGAAGTAATCACACATTTGAAGAACAAACTCCTACTGTAACGTTAAATAATAAACAAACCTCCACCTCTAGGCCCTAAGGACAGCCCCTTGTGCTACTTCTCTGTGTCTGGGGAGATAGCACCCAGCCATCTTAATACTCTGTAagaaagtagataacattttctGTTGAGCTGGGCGCAGCTGGGGGGCTGGTGGCATGTGAGGAGTGTGGCCAGATGTGCGATATGGCTTTATGAGCCCGTCATCTTCTGATTCCTGTGCCCCTTCCCAGGGAGCCCCCTGTCCCGCACCCCTCCCGGTCCCCATCCCACACTTACAAGATGATTCATTGTAGTAGACATTGATCCTTTCCAGCTGCAGCGCTGAGTCACCGACATAGCCTCCGGCTGGGTCAATGCCATGCTCATCACTTATCACTTCCCAAAACTGAGGGAGGAAAAGCGAGAAGTGGGTTGGGAACTTCCTTGCCGagcccgggccgggggcggcggcggcagctgCCGGATTCCAGGCGTGCCCGCCGCCCCTCCCGGCCCGCGAGCAGCGGGAGCCGGGCGGGCACCGGGATTCAAACCCCACGGGCAGCGCCGGCTCCGCGCCCCAGGGCCCGCCCGGGCTCTGCCGCCCTCCCCCGCCTCTCAACCGCGGCCTGGCCGgctcaaacagaaaaacagtttttaaaaagttttaaaacaattttttaaagctgtcCCGTTTGGTTTCGGTGCTTCCCAAGGCCTTTTATGGTCACGGGAAGCGGAGCGATGCGCGGTGCCCCGGGCGCGGCCGGCGCCGCTCGGCAGCGGCATCCAAGCAGGGGCGATGGGAGCGGGGGCGGctggcacggcacggcacggcacggcccagcccagcccgcgGTGTGCAGCAGCCCCGGGGGTTCCAGCAGCCCCGGGGAACCACCGGGCGCGTCCCCCGGGCGCTCGGAGGCTCCGCAAGCGGCGGGCAGGCGGCGGCTCCCCGTCAGGCTCACCTTGGTCCCGATCTGGTTTCCGCACTGTCCCGCCTGGATGTGCACGATCTCCCTCATGGCTGCAGCCGCTCGCCCCGCCGTGCGCCCGCTGTCCCGCCGCCCAGCCCGGCCGTGCACGGCGCCGTCCCACCGGGCGGTGCTTTATGGGCTCCGcacccccgcccgcccgcggccgcccccgcccggcaCCGCCCTCGGCCCCGGGGCGCGACACCGGCCCCGCTGGGTGACACCGGCCCCGCATTGTCCCCGATGGCAGcggggtccctgggggtcctcctgccccagcggcagctcccatccctggtgtgctgctgctcagcccaaAGCCAGGCCAGCAAACGTGACTGCGGCATCTTCACCCCGTGCGGGGGCCGGACACCGCCGCCGTCTCCAtcccctgttcctgtgcccCCGCCCCGACGGGCGCGCACATCGCAGCCTTcgctgcacagctctgcttcggtagaatttcttcccagaaaagGTGATGAGACAttgggacaggctgcccagggaggcagtGGAGATGTTCAAGggaagactggatgtggcactttaGTGCCATGGCCTAGGTGACATGGTAGCGTTAATCATGGGTTACATTCAATGATgtcagaggtcttttccaacctaactgatcctgtggttctgtgattctgtgaagggGCAGCATCCAAAAGGATGGGTTGCCCTTCTCTGTGCCCTGCCATCTTCTTCACCCAGCTCTTTCCTGATgggtattttggttttgttttttggagtGGTTTTCTTTGTGGtctgtttggttggttggttggggagttgttcttgtttgtttgtttgctggcGGTTattttgcttgggtttttgtttgtttgtgtttctttttgggtttttgtttgtgtttttttgtttgtttgtgggttttttgtttgttttttgttttgttttgttttttccaagctTCTGTCTGAAAATTGTAACTGGGATGTCAAGCAGTCTGTGAGGAAACTTTCCTGACAGCTCATGTCACCACCATGCAGAGTTTGCCCTGGGATATGCATGGTTGGAAATGCttgatttttaatgaaaaaggggattttctttcccctccagAGAGGAAGCCActttcccacagctgctgaatCTGCTTTATGACCCCTTTGGGTAAGTGCTGCAGAGTTTCCCAAGTAGAGAGTTCCTGCTGTCATGTCAGCATGACTCTTCCATGGGATGCCATTGTCTATACAGCCTATTCCAGTATTTAGCCCTGGTGGGAGACATTCATCTGTCCATGCATATCTGTGCTGCCCAACCCAGTCTCTGCTGTTGTgcaagagcagccctgaggcCAGAAATACAGAACCACCTCATCCACTTGTTGAAAGGTGGCCCAGCTGGGGCTTTTCTGGAGAACAATCTTGGGTGCTTTCTACAGCTTGAACACAGTCAAGGTAGCCCCCACCAATCAACACATGACCTCCAAATAACCCAAAATCTGTGCATTGGGAGGCCACCCGCAGCCTGTCTGCCCTTAGGTTGCTGTGACATGAACAATGTcatctcagctctgtgctctcagctccagccctgcctttccaCAAATGTTTGTCAGCAGGGCTTGCAGCAAATCACCTCTGAGTAGCCCACATGCATCATGCTAGGCTGAGTCAATTCTCTTTCTGACAtcagggaagcagctggaggATCAGGATCAGCATGTTTGCCTTGCAAGCAGCCATTAGCAGAGGACTGGATACTATGtgcctttttctctgctgaaggACTCCAAATAAGTGTCCTTCCGTGTGTGAGCTGCATTTTTGGAAGAGATCCATGAACAAGGCGTTATTCAGCAGCCTGATTAGTGAGGTTGGCTTGGACATTGCCTGACTCTATATGTCCTTGACTGTGCCTTCCAGGCCTGGCTTTCCCCACACTTTGCAAACCCTCCCGTTTACAGTTCACACTTGCCATCCTCTCGCCTACTGCTGGTGTGCCAGTTCTTAAAATCCAGTAGGTTCCCAGATCCAGGTAGTGGCAAGGCTGGGTGTGTGTTCCCAGTAGGCTCACACACATACAGATACAGATACAGACATGGCTGGCCATGCTGACTGACCCAGGCAGAAAACACAGCACTCACACAATAAACAAACAGCGTTAATGGCCCCATCCTGTTCCTCTCTCTGACTGATCAGGACAGAAGCCCAtcaatggaaaataaacatgTATTTGCATATGTTTATATGTTAACATGTTAATATGTTGTTAACACCTGGATCCCAAGTCTTTCCAGTTTTTGGCACGAGGATATGTTATCCCAGAGACCTGTAGTTCCACTCTAGTTGCTGGTAATAGATCTACAGCTATGAATGGTGGCCCCCTTGTCCAGTGCTGGCTTTAGGACACCCAGCCTGTTCAGTGGATGACCTCTGGATCCCCAGAGATACAAATCTGCCTCACACAGAGATACAAACGGGCAAACAAGTTCCTCTGGTAGCTAGTGCAGAGTTGTGGCCTCACCAGCAGCTGACCCCACCACAGTCTTCTCAGAAGGACCCCCTGTCTCTCCAGTAGCCAACTCAGAGATCCTCTGGTCTCTTCACTTTCTTTCCTGGACTCATGGCTACTCCAAAACTTGActcccacctgccctggctTGCTGTTTGCTAAAGACCACACACAGACATTCAGATTCACATAACTGTGGGCTCTTGTCTCTCCAGTTGCTGTATCTAAGACACATAAGCCCCTGTGACTTGTGGCCCCCACAACTTGTGGCCCTTCTGACTTGTGGCCCCCACTTTTAATTGGTGGTACTCAGGCCACCATACACATAATATACACATGGAATATAGGCGCCACTCTCAcccaaaaataattaaaataccaTCTACAAAGACAAGACACACTGAGATGATCAGGTGTAAGGCATAGCCAGAGAAGCATACTCACCAAAAACCTGTTTCCACCCTGTTGAGTCACTTTAGCCTcacatccttttatttttctatatcaAACCGTCTTTATCCCCTCTTATCCCCACCTTTGGTTACCTCCTCTAAACATCCCAAAAGTTGTCCTGTATGATCCCAAAGATGTTCTTCCCCTGCATCCCCAAGAGATTCCCACCCCCTTGCAGGCAGTAACTCCTCTCTATAGAGTGACCCACAGAGCCTCTCCCATGGACTGTGGAGATGGGTGTCACACCAGaccccaggctgagccctcactgacaggagccagggcagaggtTCCTTTTCTCTGGGTGTGCCATTGGATTTCTCCCCTTGACTCTGttcctttctgctcctttccatTTGTGGAGATAATCCTCGAATCACATAACCCAGCAGAAGGTAAAACCCATATGATGATCTGAATCAAAGTagattttaagaagaaaagcaaaaaggacCAAATGGATATAGGTAGGCAGTAAGGGGAGAAAAGAAGCAATGAGAGTGTACTGTAGCAGAGCCTTTAGTCCATGTGCCTTCTGAAGGGCTGTATTGGTTGCACTGCCAATGTCTGTAACCTTTGAAAGGTCTGTCTACTCTTAGTGAGCAGCAGTTAGTCAAACAACATTTAGAGGCCAAAACTTCAGCCAGTTTCCCACACATACAAAGCAACCCACTGAGGTACAGAGAAGGCTGTAGACCTGTGTGCCTGATGGAGGTCAGCAACAGCTTACCCAATGAATTTGCACGTACAAATTTTATAGTTACATGAATAACTTTTACTTTTCAGACAGACCTGAATCAACTTGCAGTTTATCCATGTTTTACTGCTGGTAATCTGAAAGAAGACACTTTTGTTGGTCACTGAATGTAGATGTACTTTCAAATCCTTTTCATCCATGCTTGTGTTTACTTAATAATTCAGCTGATTTAGGAGGTGAATGTGTCTTTATAACTTGTGTTGTAAACCCTGCATATTCTTCTTAGGCCTCCACAGACTTGGTCTAGGATTTTAAAGGTACTTAGGTGTTTCACAATCCTCCTAGGTACTTAACTGTTATGGATTACTtacagctgtattttaaaacccCACTAAATATCTCTTGGAAATTTAAGGCATCTAAATTTCTCCCTGGTGCTTCATCTGACCAAGTCCATGAGATTCACTGTATATTTAGATTAACATAGAAACACACTGTAAATTCTGTACAATGGATTCTCACTTGTTGTATTTGGCTCTCTCAGATATCTCTCACATACCTATAATATAGATTGACCTCTAACCTTCATAACTCAtagtcttttttttatttcctattcaCTCCATAGGTTAATTTAATACTTAGAGTatggctttttttcccaccatgcacaaaaaacccccaaacaaacaaacaaagaaaactcaaCAAAAAAATGGGAGAAGACCTTTAAGATTTCCTTTGCAGATTTATTCCCTTAGTTGCTGTTccttatttatttccttttgtaattttaacttcatttctgctgtaaaaatgaattaattaatatatttaaccTGAAAAATTAGTAAGGTGTTACAACATCTACAAACCACCAGCTCAAGTTTGCGGATTCATGCTCCAGGCAGCCTTTTGAACAATCAGTTTGCATGATTTATATCCTCATGGTATCTTTTGCTCCCAAGTGTGAAAGAAAA of Molothrus ater isolate BHLD 08-10-18 breed brown headed cowbird chromosome 1, BPBGC_Mater_1.1, whole genome shotgun sequence contains these proteins:
- the TUBB6 gene encoding tubulin beta-6 chain, yielding MREIVHIQAGQCGNQIGTKFWEVISDEHGIDPAGGYVGDSALQLERINVYYNESSSHKFVPRAVLLDLEPGTMDSVRSGLFGQLFRPDNFIFGQTGAGNNWAKGHYTEGAELVDSVLDVVRKESEHCDCLQGFQLTHSLGGGTGSGMGTLLISKIREEFPDRIMNTFSVMPSPKVSDTVVEPYNATLSVHQLVENTDETYCIDNEALYDICFRTLKLTTPTYGDLNHLVSATMSGVTTSLRFPGQLNADLRKLAVNMVPFPRLHFFMPGFAPLTARGSQQYRALTVPELTQQMFDAKNMMAACDPRHGRYLTVATVFRGPMSMKEVDEQMLAIQNKNSSYFVEWIPNNVKVAVCDIPPRGLKMASTFIGNSTAIQELFKRISEQFSAMFRRKAFLHWFTGEGMDEMEFTEAESNMNDLVSEYQQYQEATANDGEEAFEDDEEEINE